From the genome of Cognaticolwellia beringensis, one region includes:
- a CDS encoding VOC family protein, translating into MTIPIKQRIANIALVVEDYDDAIAFYTKKLNFELIEDTDLGAGKRWIQISPPNANGTTLLLAKASNAQQEQSVGNQAGGRVFLFLQTNDFWRDYEAMKGQGVEFNEEPRVEAYGTVVVFKDLYGTKWDLLQLNNAAGNDS; encoded by the coding sequence ATGACCATCCCTATCAAGCAACGAATCGCCAATATTGCCCTCGTGGTTGAAGACTACGATGATGCGATTGCATTCTATACCAAAAAATTAAATTTTGAGCTCATTGAAGATACTGACTTAGGTGCAGGTAAACGTTGGATTCAAATATCTCCTCCAAATGCTAATGGCACAACTCTATTGCTGGCTAAAGCCAGTAATGCTCAGCAAGAACAATCAGTCGGCAACCAAGCAGGAGGTCGGGTATTTTTATTTCTTCAAACTAATGACTTTTGGCGTGATTACGAAGCTATGAAAGGCCAAGGTGTTGAGTTTAACGAAGAACCACGTGTCGAAGCATACGGCACGGTAGTCGTATTTAAAGACTTGTATGGCACTAAGTGGGACTTATTGCAGTTGAATAATGCTGCTGGTAATGATTCATAA
- the metJ gene encoding met regulon transcriptional regulator MetJ translates to MAEWNGEYLNPYAEHGKKSEQVKKITVSIPLRVLKVLTDERTRRQVNNLRHATNSELLCEAFLHAFTGQPLPDDSDLAKDNTQKLPASVRRALEAQGVTDFSEYETEIEEETED, encoded by the coding sequence ATGGCAGAGTGGAATGGCGAGTATCTTAACCCATACGCCGAACACGGGAAGAAAAGTGAACAAGTAAAAAAGATCACCGTGTCTATCCCTTTACGTGTTTTAAAAGTGCTCACTGATGAACGTACACGTCGACAAGTCAATAACTTGCGTCATGCAACCAACAGTGAACTATTATGTGAAGCATTTTTACATGCTTTTACTGGCCAGCCTTTGCCAGACGATAGTGACTTAGCAAAAGACAACACACAAAAATTACCCGCAAGTGTACGCAGAGCTTTAGAAGCACAAGGTGTAACCGATTTTAGCGAGTACGAAACAGAAATTGAAGAAGAAACAGAAGATTAA